The following coding sequences are from one Streptococcus sp. NPS 308 window:
- a CDS encoding Rgg family transcriptional regulator — protein MEHLGKVFREFRTSGKYSLKEAAGKSCSTSQLSRFELGESDLAVSRFFEILDNIHVTIENFMDKARDFQNHEHVALMAQIIPLYYSNDIAGFQKLQREQLEKAKSSTNPLYFKLNWILLQGLICQRDAYYTMRQSDLEKVADYLFQTEEWTMYELILFGNLYTFYNVDYVARIGREVMEREDYYKEIGRHRKLVLILALNCYQHCLENRSFADADYFEGYVEKLIGNGIKLYERNIFHYLKGFALYQRDLKEEGCSQMREAMHIFAVLGLPEQVAYYQEHYEKFVNP, from the coding sequence ATGGAACATCTTGGAAAGGTATTTCGTGAATTTCGAACAAGTGGGAAATACTCCTTAAAAGAGGCGGCAGGTAAATCATGTTCAACTTCTCAATTATCTCGCTTCGAGCTTGGGGAGTCTGATCTAGCAGTTTCTCGTTTCTTTGAGATTTTGGATAATATTCATGTGACTATTGAAAATTTCATGGACAAGGCTAGGGATTTTCAAAATCATGAACATGTTGCCTTGATGGCACAGATTATTCCGCTTTACTACTCAAATGATATTGCAGGTTTTCAAAAGCTTCAAAGAGAACAACTTGAAAAGGCTAAGAGTTCGACCAATCCCCTCTATTTTAAGCTGAATTGGATTCTGCTACAAGGACTGATTTGTCAAAGAGATGCTTATTACACGATGAGGCAGAGTGATTTGGAAAAGGTAGCAGATTATCTTTTTCAAACAGAAGAATGGACTATGTATGAGTTGATTCTTTTCGGAAATCTCTATACTTTCTACAATGTGGACTATGTGGCTCGAATTGGCAGAGAAGTGATGGAGAGGGAAGACTACTACAAGGAAATTGGTCGGCATCGAAAACTTGTTTTGATTTTAGCTCTTAACTGTTACCAGCATTGTTTGGAAAATCGATCCTTTGCGGATGCGGACTATTTTGAGGGCTATGTGGAGAAGTTAATTGGAAATGGTATCAAGCTTTATGAGCGCAATATCTTCCATTATCTCAAAGGTTTCGCCCTCTACCAGAGAGACTTGAAAGAAGAGGGTTGTAGTCAGATGCGGGAGGCCATGCATATTTTTGCTGTGCTTGGACTTCCAGAGCAAGTGGCTTACTATCAGGAACATTATGAAAAATTTGTAAATCCTTAA
- a CDS encoding MFS transporter, translated as MNRHAIQLISRGAINKIGNMLYDYGNSVWLASMGTIGQTVLGIYQISELVTSILVNPFGGVISDRFSRRKILMTTDLICGVLCLAISFIRDDSLMIAALIFANIVQAVAFAFSRTANKAIITEVVEKDEIVTYNSRLELVLQVVGVSSPVLSFLVLQFASLHMTLVLDAISFFIAFTLVAFLPKKETQEQEKKTFSWKNIFADMKEGIRYIWRQQEIFFLLVVASSVNFFFAAFEFLLPFSNRLYGVEGAYATILTMGAIGSIIGALLASKIKAGVYNLLILLALTGVGVFMMGLPLPTFLSFSGNLVCELFMTIFNIHFFTQVQTKVEGEYLGRVLSTIFTLAILFMPIAKGFMTVLPSVHLSSFLIIGSGVIILSCLSLVYVRSHFKKEL; from the coding sequence ATGAATCGACATGCAATCCAGTTGATTAGTCGTGGTGCTATTAATAAAATAGGAAATATGCTCTATGATTATGGAAACAGTGTTTGGTTGGCATCAATGGGAACGATAGGGCAGACTGTTCTTGGGATTTATCAAATTTCTGAACTCGTCACATCGATTCTGGTCAATCCCTTTGGCGGAGTGATTTCAGACCGATTTTCGCGTCGCAAAATTTTGATGACGACAGACTTGATTTGTGGCGTTCTTTGCTTAGCTATTTCTTTCATCAGAGATGATAGCTTGATGATTGCTGCCTTGATTTTTGCCAATATTGTTCAGGCGGTTGCCTTTGCATTTTCTCGTACAGCCAATAAAGCCATTATAACTGAGGTTGTAGAGAAAGACGAGATTGTGACCTATAACTCTCGCTTGGAGTTAGTTTTACAGGTTGTAGGAGTCAGTTCTCCGGTGCTTTCTTTTCTCGTTTTACAATTTGCCAGTCTCCATATGACGCTCGTTTTAGATGCCATTAGTTTTTTTATCGCATTTACCTTAGTAGCTTTTCTCCCAAAAAAAGAGACTCAGGAACAAGAGAAAAAGACTTTCAGCTGGAAAAATATTTTTGCTGATATGAAAGAAGGGATTCGCTATATTTGGCGCCAGCAAGAGATCTTTTTCCTTTTGGTAGTAGCTTCCAGTGTTAATTTCTTTTTTGCAGCTTTTGAATTTCTCCTCCCTTTTTCAAATCGACTATACGGGGTAGAAGGAGCTTATGCAACTATTTTAACTATGGGCGCTATTGGTTCGATTATCGGAGCTCTTCTAGCTAGCAAAATAAAGGCAGGTGTTTATAATCTTTTGATTCTATTGGCTTTGACTGGAGTTGGAGTTTTTATGATGGGGTTACCACTGCCAACTTTTCTTTCCTTTTCTGGAAATTTAGTTTGTGAACTGTTTATGACGATATTTAACATTCACTTTTTTACTCAGGTTCAAACCAAGGTTGAGGGGGAATACTTGGGAAGAGTACTAAGCACCATTTTTACCTTAGCCATCCTATTTATGCCGATTGCAAAAGGCTTTATGACGGTGCTACCAAGTGTCCATCTCTCTTCTTTTCTGATAATTGGAAGCGGTGTTATCATCCTGTCTTGTTTATCCCTCGTTTATGTGCGAAGTCATTTTAAAAAAGAGTTATAA
- the ligA gene encoding NAD-dependent DNA ligase LigA — protein sequence MNERMNELVALLNRYATEYYTSDNPSVSDSEYDCLYRELVELEAAYPDQVLADSPTHRVGGKVLDGFEKYSHQYPLYSLQDAFSREELEAFDARVRKELPHPTYICELKIDGLSISLTYEKGILVAGSTRGDGSIGENITENLKRVKDIPLTLPEKLDITVRGECYMPRASFELVNQARQENGEPEFANPRNAAAGTLRQLDTAVVAKRNLATFLYQEASPSTRDSQEKVLKHLEQLGFVVNPKRILAESMDEIWDFIQEVGQEREHLPYDIDGVVIKVNDLAGQEELGFTVKAPKWAVAYKFPAEEKEAKLLSVDWTVGRTGVVTPTANLTPVQLAGTTVSRATLHNVDYIAEKDIRKDDTVIVYKAGDIIPAVLRVVESKRVSEEKLDIPTNCPSCDSQLLHFEDEVALRCINPRCPAQIMEGLIHFASRDAMNITGLGPSIVEKLFAANLVKDVADIYRLKEDDFLLLEGVKEKSASKLYQAIQASKENSAEKLLFGLGIRHVGSKASQLLLQHFHTIENLAQADPEEVASIESLGSVIAQSLQTYFATEGSKILLDELKEAGVNLDYKGQTVVADAALSGLTVVLTGKLERLTRSEAKSKLESLGAKVTGSVSKKTDLVVAGADAGSKLQKAQELGIEVRDEAWLESL from the coding sequence ATGAATGAAAGAATGAATGAGTTAGTTGCCTTACTTAACCGCTATGCGACCGAGTACTATACGAGTGACAATCCCTCGGTTTCAGATAGTGAGTATGATTGCCTCTACCGAGAGTTGGTCGAATTGGAAGCCGCCTATCCGGATCAAGTTTTAGCAGACAGTCCAACTCATCGTGTTGGTGGTAAGGTTTTAGATGGTTTTGAAAAATACAGTCATCAGTATCCTCTTTATAGTTTGCAGGATGCTTTTTCACGTGAAGAGTTAGAAGCTTTTGATGCGCGTGTGCGAAAGGAATTACCTCATCCCACTTATATCTGTGAGTTGAAAATCGATGGTTTGTCTATCTCTCTTACCTATGAGAAGGGGATTTTGGTCGCTGGGTCGACGCGTGGAGATGGTTCTATTGGTGAGAATATCACTGAAAATCTCAAACGCGTTAAGGATATTCCTTTGACCTTGCCAGAAAAACTAGATATCACAGTTCGTGGGGAGTGTTACATGCCACGCGCTTCCTTTGAATTGGTCAACCAAGCTCGCCAAGAAAATGGAGAGCCTGAATTTGCCAATCCTCGTAATGCGGCGGCTGGAACTTTGCGTCAGCTGGATACAGCAGTAGTTGCCAAGCGCAATCTTGCGACTTTTCTCTATCAAGAAGCAAGCCCTTCTACTCGTGATAGCCAAGAAAAAGTCTTGAAGCATCTTGAACAACTTGGTTTTGTAGTTAATCCTAAACGAATCTTGGCTGAAAGCATGGATGAGATATGGGATTTTATCCAAGAAGTAGGACAAGAACGGGAACATCTACCTTACGATATTGATGGAGTGGTTATCAAAGTCAATGACTTAGCAGGTCAAGAAGAACTCGGTTTTACAGTTAAAGCGCCTAAGTGGGCAGTGGCCTACAAGTTCCCTGCTGAGGAAAAAGAAGCCAAACTACTCTCAGTTGACTGGACAGTAGGCCGTACTGGGGTTGTCACGCCAACTGCCAATTTGACACCTGTTCAGCTTGCTGGTACTACCGTTAGCCGTGCGACCCTACACAACGTAGACTATATTGCTGAAAAAGATATTCGCAAAGACGATACGGTTATCGTTTATAAGGCTGGAGATATCATTCCTGCTGTTTTGCGTGTGGTAGAGTCCAAGCGTGTTTCTGAAGAAAAACTAGATATTCCGACTAACTGTCCGAGCTGTGACAGTCAGTTACTTCATTTTGAAGATGAGGTTGCTCTACGTTGTATCAATCCTCGCTGTCCAGCCCAAATCATGGAAGGCTTGATTCACTTTGCCTCTCGTGATGCCATGAATATTACAGGCCTTGGTCCTTCCATAGTTGAGAAGCTCTTTGCTGCTAATCTAGTTAAGGATGTAGCGGATATTTACCGTTTGAAAGAAGATGATTTCCTCCTTTTAGAAGGTGTCAAGGAAAAGTCTGCGTCAAAACTGTATCAGGCTATTCAAGCATCTAAGGAAAACTCAGCTGAGAAGCTTTTATTTGGCTTGGGAATTCGCCATGTCGGAAGTAAGGCTAGTCAGCTCTTGCTCCAACATTTCCATACGATTGAAAATCTGGCTCAGGCAGATCCAGAGGAAGTGGCAAGTATTGAAAGCCTGGGTAGCGTAATCGCCCAAAGCCTTCAGACTTATTTTGCTACAGAAGGATCGAAGATTCTTTTAGACGAGTTGAAAGAAGCTGGAGTTAATCTGGACTACAAAGGGCAGACAGTAGTAGCAGATGCAGCCTTGTCAGGTTTGACAGTTGTATTAACAGGAAAATTGGAACGTCTCACGCGCTCAGAAGCCAAAAGCAAACTCGAAAGTCTGGGAGCTAAGGTAACAGGCAGTGTATCCAAGAAAACAGATCTAGTCGTAGCAGGAGCGGATGCAGGAAGCAAGCTCCAAAAAGCGCAAGAACTTGGTATTGAAGTTCGAGATGAAGCTTGGTTGGAAAGTTTGTAA